Proteins encoded by one window of Lathyrus oleraceus cultivar Zhongwan6 chromosome 1, CAAS_Psat_ZW6_1.0, whole genome shotgun sequence:
- the LOC127093607 gene encoding uncharacterized protein LOC127093607 produces MINGEDVTVPKPEIQWDDNDKKLWSHDCKAQNILIFALGVDEYYHVSHYEIAKAMWGTLEVAYEGTNKVKQARVITLNQDFELFCMKHAETITDMQKRFPHIINRLNAPGKPISNDIATNKVLICLNGEW; encoded by the coding sequence ATGATCAATGGTGAAGATGTCACTGTACCTAAACCGGAAATTCAGTGGGATGATAATGATAAAAAGTTGTGGTCACATGATTGTAAggcacaaaatattctcatattcgctttaggtgttgatgagtattatcaTGTTTCCCATTATGAAATCGCCAAAGCTATGTGGGGCACATTGGAAGTTGCCTATGAGGGAACTAATAAGGTCAAACAAGCTAGAGTCATCACATTGAATCAAGATTTTGAACTCTTTTGTATGAAGCACGCTGAAACCATTACGGACATGCAAAAGAGGTTCCCACATATTATTAACCGGTTGAATGCTCCAGGtaagcctatttccaatgatattgctactaataaggTTTTGATATGTCTTAACGGGGAATGGTAA